AACACCCCGATATGCGATACGGGCAGGAGATCCCGTCCCGCCGAGTTGAGCACGACCATCGAGATCAGATACGATCCCATCATGATGATGGCCGCTCCGGCAGTCACCAGCTGCGCCGTCAGGTCGAACGTCTTGAATCCCACACCCGAAAGGTAGATGGCCATCATTCCGGCAAGATAGACGACGATAGAGCCGATGAGCAGGCCTTTTTTATCAAACCTGTCGACAAGGCGTCCTCCAAGGATGCTGATCAGCGAGGCGAAGATGAGGATGGCCGCAAGAAGCAGGGCATAATCCTTGATGCCGAGATAAAACTCAAAGTAGATGATGAAGTAGGGAAGAAATACCTGCTGCGCAATTCCGAGGATGCAGATGCTCATATAAACGGTATAGAGCAGCCAGTGCTGCTTCATCGTCGAGAGTTGAAAGCCGTAGAGAAGATCTTTCATGTAGTGGGTCTGCGCGCGCTGGCGGGGTACATCCTGAACAAGCAAGAAGCCCAGGACGCCGGCGATGATGACGACGATACCGACGATAAAAAAGAAGGCCTTCCAGAGTCTGTCGAAAAACCTATCTCGTTAAGCGCGTGAGCTCCCGGTCGCCCGACCGGGCTCTTGCTCAGATATTGTCAGCCGCAATCGGATTTACCCGGACAAACCCGATCATTCGGGCAAGGTTATGGGCAATGCACCGCTCAGACCATTCAACTTGAACCCTTTCTCTTGTTCGCCGCAAGAACTGCCAGCCATTACGAGCACTTTTCATCACACCAAAGACGCCCTCGACAGATGGAAATCGGCGAGCATAGGTTTTCTTCCCATCTGGAGTTGCCAGCTTCTCTCTCATGAGAAGGGTAAGGGGATTGGAAATAGACCGCATCCCCGTTTTCTTTTTTTGCTTCCATGATGGGGAGGTAAACTACGGACTTGTAAATCGGGAATATGTTTGGTCTGAATCCAGAGCTCTTTGCGCTTGCCTTCCGGGCCAATACATTGCTCTTTCATAGAGCACCGGGAACAGCCATAACGTCGATAGTGCCGGTAGAGGACTCCCTGTAGATTTCTCTCGCGCTGGAAGGTGAGGATTTCGCCGGCCGGACACTGAAAGCAATCGTTGTCTCGGTCGTAGTGGAATTGCAACAAGGCATGGCTGCTCTCAATCAGAGGCGGTTCAGCGGCAGCCTCATTTCTTTCCTCCGGCTTGATCTTACCGCCGGTCTTCTTGTGTGCCAGTTCCCGGTCTGGCATATAGAGGTCATGCCCTGTAAGCTCTTTGAGAATATTCTCGCTCGCATATCCACAATCGAGAACGTATTTGATTTCGTCTGTTTTTTTGGGAAGGAACTCCGCCTTTACGCCCTCAACTCTGTTCACAAGCGAACTGGTGAATGTACTGTCGCTCTGTCCCGTAACAATTTCCTGATAAACAATCATGCCACTCTGGAAATCCACTGCATTCTGGGCCGAATAACCCACGATGAAGCTGTTGGATCCGTCTTTGTGCCAGTCTGCATCTGGATCTGTAAGATGAACTCGCTTTCGGTCAGGTCTGGATTTCAAGAACTCCAGCCCCAGAGACAGCTTCTCTTTCTGGATCTCCAGTTGTTGGATTTTCTTTGCCAGTAATTCCTGTTCTGCATCGTTCTGTGATGCCTCCCATTCATCGTAGCGTTTCTTACAGACAGATTCAAGATGCTCGTAACGCCTTTCAAGTTCCTCGCGAGTGCCTATATCCCGTCTGTTTGCACTGGCCTTGATCTTTGTGCTGTCAATGCTGACGGTATCCAGATCGATGAATCCCGATTCGATACCGAGGAACACTGTCTGCGTGAACAATTCCTGAATTGCTGCCGCATGCCTCAGCCGGAACTTTCCGAGGGTTGAATGATCCATCTCCATCCCACCGGACAGATACATCAAATCTGCACGCTGTCCGAGATCTCGCTCAAGGGCTCGCATGGAAAGGTTTCCATACAACAATGAATAGATGATGATAGCCAGAACTCGGTCGGGCGGCATGGCCGGGCGACCTCCCTGCTTCGAATCATTCCTGTAACTCGCATCAAAGCGGCTGAGATCTAGCCGCCGGACCGTCTCAAGCAGGCGGGAGATGGGATGATCCTCCGGAAACAACTCCGAGAAATTCAAGATAACGATCTGGCTCTGATCAGAGTCAGGCTGTTTGTAGCGTGCCATGCTCCCCGATAATCTACCCGGCCGGTAATTTCCAGGGGAATTCAGAATTGATTCAGGTTTTTCGACAGACTCTCCACTCGCCCCGCTGTGTATAACCATCGAGCGCTCCAAAAACGACGAGCATACCCAGCAGCGGCATCGTCGCAATAAGCCCCTCGGCCTTCCCGCGATTCGTCGGATGCGTGACGTCCGTTACCCAGGCGTTGAAGGCGGCGTCGTTAGCCGTAGAACCGATGAACGTCATGAGGCAGTCGAGTACGATGATCAGCGTCACCGTCGCGGCGACGACCTCGAAACCCGGGAACCAGCTCCCCACCGTCTCTTTGTTGATGAAGCCGAAGCCTATGATCGAAACGCCCCAGATGATATAGCCCGACCACATGAAGATGCGTCGGCGGCCCAGTCGGTCCGAGAGGGCGCCCATCGTCAGCGTCGCTACCGTGGCGACGATGGCGCTCGCAGCGACCATCGCGGCGATGGCATCGGGATCAAACGTCACCGTCTTGTAGAGGTAGACGTTCAGATACATATTCTCGATGGTCCAGGCCACCTGTCCGATCAGCCCGAAAAGTGTGAAGACCGTCCAGATCTTCGCCGGTATGCGTTCGCTCATGACCCTTCCCTCCGCCCGAGGCGGATTCCGAACATTTGTTTTTTAATGTACTGTGACGGGGGACGTAGTTCGGTTACAAGCATTTTTGGGCTCGCCGGATGCGCGGGCGCTGTGGTGCAGCACGATCTTCGATTCTGCTTGACCGGGCACGCTTCGAACCGAGATCTGGCTCATGCCTACCTACACATATCAGTGCCGGGATTGCGGCCATACGTATGATGC
This region of Leptonema illini DSM 21528 genomic DNA includes:
- a CDS encoding transposase, encoding MRSISNPLTLLMREKLATPDGKKTYARRFPSVEGVFGVMKSARNGWQFLRRTRERVQVEWSERCIAHNLARMIGFVRVNPIAADNI
- a CDS encoding MFS transporter; protein product: MSERIPAKIWTVFTLFGLIGQVAWTIENMYLNVYLYKTVTFDPDAIAAMVAASAIVATVATLTMGALSDRLGRRRIFMWSGYIIWGVSIIGFGFINKETVGSWFPGFEVVAATVTLIIVLDCLMTFIGSTANDAAFNAWVTDVTHPTNRGKAEGLIATMPLLGMLVVFGALDGYTQRGEWRVCRKT
- a CDS encoding transposase — its product is MARYKQPDSDQSQIVILNFSELFPEDHPISRLLETVRRLDLSRFDASYRNDSKQGGRPAMPPDRVLAIIIYSLLYGNLSMRALERDLGQRADLMYLSGGMEMDHSTLGKFRLRHAAAIQELFTQTVFLGIESGFIDLDTVSIDSTKIKASANRRDIGTREELERRYEHLESVCKKRYDEWEASQNDAEQELLAKKIQQLEIQKEKLSLGLEFLKSRPDRKRVHLTDPDADWHKDGSNSFIVGYSAQNAVDFQSGMIVYQEIVTGQSDSTFTSSLVNRVEGVKAEFLPKKTDEIKYVLDCGYASENILKELTGHDLYMPDRELAHKKTGGKIKPEERNEAAAEPPLIESSHALLQFHYDRDNDCFQCPAGEILTFQRERNLQGVLYRHYRRYGCSRCSMKEQCIGPEGKRKELWIQTKHIPDLQVRSLPPHHGSKKRKRGCGLFPIPLPFS